From one Pseudomonas sp. B21-048 genomic stretch:
- a CDS encoding cytochrome c, with translation MKVYRHAAILAALLLFCATSVAAPDAKRQAQLEHLLAQDCGACHGLHMTGGLGPDLTRATLAGKSRDSLIATVTQGRPGTAMPGWAPLLSPDDIRWLVDLLLQGYPAP, from the coding sequence ATGAAGGTTTATCGACACGCTGCGATTCTGGCGGCCCTCCTCCTCTTTTGCGCGACCTCGGTTGCGGCGCCTGACGCCAAGCGTCAGGCCCAACTTGAACACCTGCTGGCCCAGGACTGCGGCGCCTGCCATGGGCTGCACATGACCGGCGGGCTGGGTCCCGACCTGACCCGCGCAACGCTGGCGGGCAAATCCAGGGACAGCCTGATAGCCACCGTCACCCAAGGCCGGCCCGGCACCGCGATGCCCGGTTGGGCCCCGCTGCTCAGCCCGGACGACATCCGTTGGCTGGTCGATCTTCTTCTCCAGGGATATCCCGCACCATGA